The DNA segment tcattttttccatgaatattaccatcacaattcaaaacatattctatcacaaattttccaaaacataatttacttaatccataacaatgcttaatacttatggaaataccatttcacaaagccaaattcatacatacaataacaattttcaataatcatggaattaaatccaatgcttgttaaacataattcataagaaaaatatatcatttaatcatatgaaatattcaaaacaaaatcgattaaaaactagttgtgcacaaacctctcgatGATCGTCTCTCgatccgactcggtgtttccttcccttttctttgagtccttgttaatcgagaaacacaatttgaagtgtttcaagattaaattaaactgctctatcgatggtgtttggtaaataatgcaatgaactcaattattcacttaatcacctaatataccgaccctcattgcgcttttaggtaaattaggttttagtgtcgttaatatgtcacatttgatagggttttaggtttggtatgttttaccaaagtcatttccttgcttagtgcattttaatgcaaattctcgattccgacaccggtttgacctaaccgacgatctagttcctcggttttcggtctcggtcgaaactacaaacttgtagatttaggtcttatggatcatgtgcaaaattttaggtcaatccgagttaagtagaccaaattatggtcattacactcttgctggtcaaatggtaccattttaggtcaattttaggtcaaattggtcaattctggttcggccagtttttggacccgaacttgtgcaagttgtttgacttgcttatggtcatttctgggctttggtgtcttcataagacttgtaggtatgggtcttaactattcttggtcaaaatttcaggtcaattggacctggtttgagtgagttatggcctaaacactcactgctgcccaattggtcatttttcaggtcctaattgcacctaatccgaattggtcatttttaggtcaccttgcaagcagaattttggcatggtttctcaatgaaagttggcacattttgtgcctagtttcacctcaaattggtctcataccaattgaggttacacattcaaggttataggctaaaatatacactgccctcaatatgcatttcacaccccaacttcaaacacacacttacctttgccatttgtttacttacctaccaaactgttttggcacattaccaaaagcattttctacattacattagcattattttgggcagattccaatcaccctcaacacaccaaatatcattcacaattacaatttctaagtaccattacaaacacacctaaacattacaaactttacatacactttacaatgttaatttacatacatatcatcaatccttctaggtcaatattctgcccacacttccttcaatatataccattactcaagtgtccacaagctgccacaaaccattcttcaacatcacattgccgtcccatataccaattcccatcaaagtgcataattcaccatataaacatgaaataattcactaagttactaaatcaccatgattaacattatttctcatcaattatatgcacaaatacctcatcaaaaacgtgactcatggctgtccaaaatgaaaacaacaataacccttcaaactcaaaattttccttcaccaatctaacacccataacatgaacataaactttaacaaagaatttctcaaaaatgcaaacttacctttaattgtaacttgctaaaccttcaccaaacttctcaaaattggtatcaatatcttccttgtggtgtgtagaccatttttcatgaagctatcaaagtgattggagttgaaaatggggagtgcatggagctttgaagaaaaacgttaatggtggcttTCTCCTTTCTTTAAATTCGACAACTTTGTaagttggagaagatgaactatgtgatgggtttagtggacttacacctgccatactttatgtttaattaatcctatagtggtccactaactaaaattaaaacatattataagttaactttcacttaatccacatttaacccattattttagctatttactttgggtaccaccaatttaatttttcatttattttctaagtgtaatactatttatttttaatggacatttaggtcaaaagacacttcgggatgtcaaatgactataatgcccctgttcgggttgcattcccgatttttcggtaacatcgtattttgtctgtttttcgatttctcacttttctttgtactaattatttaattttttttaatctttctaatgagatttatacttcaataagggtctatttatgtcctaaaaatgttttccagggttccccgcagtccagggctagtcaacggaccacgccgtgacttcccggtgcggtcacccatcgctaggtttcccggctcgtttaacttggctacatttctttgctattatttttcctttgtttttcttgtattttcttttcttgtatttcattattttatgtctccccactcatattgaagtgtagttctaggcatcctaactgtccggacagcactggtcaccggaacagcagaacgcactaccgaacttaggggtgttacatgacacatattacataagtaatacaacttgaaatataaaatgtaattaacacaaatggattgtttagagtataaatgagataaagttatcattaggatttacgtctttgtttcaaataggattataataccttatacaaaaattggtacatgagaggtaataatgtgaatactaattcatataaatattgtaacgattagatgaatcacatggatgtgtaaatgggttaattgctctcatcatgagagaaatggaaatatttcgatgtacaaatggtacatgaaaatcgattgatgtaaattgcaattaacgtgaatggtatgatgaatgcataaattatataaaaatgagatttgaagatttatgcttctactataaataaaattaaaatactatgaacgataattggaacataaaatgaaataataaaacttatgaacatttaatgatattatgtaccattgtattgcctagacatgtgtgttggattggatagtttggcatgccaatagggtattgttttagcagtactgcgaaaggctttatgcctgtattcatggctttgtgcccgtattcatggctttatgcccgtattcatggcttttatgcctgtattcatgtcttttatgccgattatgtgatatcatggccttttagtcatactgactgcatacatggttgacgttctgcgtcccatggtatgacggcccgaggcaccgtggtgtgcagtgccaacaacccgttatccatcctggcccaaagataggttacttgggcatggaaaagtataactgtgattgaactgattattaaagaaaatatgaaaattaagtatcaggaatgattacaaaaatacaaagaagctgaagatcatgaagaaaataattaacgaaatgcatgaagaagttaatatcataaaacatgattagccctcgactaaacaataagttaataattattcatttcttatgaacacaatagcaaggaaattattatttttatttgcatattatattttcttgtattattggcacaactaagctttatgcttagcgcgtcgcttttgcaacgtgtaggtactgaagatttggacagagggcccagtagaccacagattcggtaaggctcACGATtcagcatagtgtccgtgtcacctcaccatccacagtgcattggtaggacactaggtcccattttgtattttgagatttttataaattttgtaattaaactcttattttatcatgtgtatttgaaacaaatataatataattttgtattaatgtaagtacttgtaatttgtgattataaatcacatgtgagaatttatttatgatttgagtctaatgatgatgtgaaatgaatgaatgacaaatagaggaattgttaagaaaattgtgtttgtgaaaggaaaagtgaatacataactgtgactggtacatgattatcacatgagaagaatgattgagaaatgaatggtgaaaaatgttgagattttgatattgaagtttgagagcgatgagatgattgaatatgatcataggaagtgtttttcacaggttccgaagaactgttttctctatttttaaccTGCAGATcacgattttctataaaattctcggaacctcaaataaattataatttcgataaatggcttaaataaattatatttcacaagttatattcaaaaggaagaataaaaaaatgaattaagataaaatagagtgctcggcacactgagtggcataacttgctcaactacactgtagtcgggtaaggggtgtcacagcgtgTGGGCTAAgggggagaaggtgaggattctcctcctcACCTCGATGAAGACCCCATTCTCCGTGCAGATCGTTTTGCAGGAGCTATTGATTagttttgggaaagagaaaactagggtttggtgaagggagaggagatttgagaggtttttataggctataagaggtggagatgaagggttttgtccTTATGAATGGTTTCAAGGCGAGGGGTGTATTTAAAGAGtcattaggactcttcgttttGTACGTTTCGCACCCCAGAAGTCACGTCTGTGACAtgatacacgggtcatgtatcacTGTATGGATCCCGACATGTAGGGTCATGTAAGTTTCTGCCCGAAAATTACATTTAGTGATAAGTTACGAATTTACAGACGCACATCAATTTGAAGAATGGATGATGTTTGCCAATGTTGCTTGCTTCTCTCACAGCAAGAAGGGCAACAAACTATGTGAGATTAtctgaaaaattaataattaatattaatattaaaaaataatcctTTATCatcattataataaattaatgagtgtttttattaaatttaatgttGTTTCCcttcacacacacacatatataataaaataaaaataatttaaaaaagataaaagaaatgCTAAGTTATGTGGACAGTAACACAAGTACTATTTATctgtaaatataataatattcttTGATCATAAATTCTGAAAGATAAAATTATACATGATATGAGCCAATAAaagataattatataaaaaatttatgtgtttataaaaacttaaaattagtaaattttattttaattataaatttcataataaatctatctttcttttatatttatttataggtttataattttttaatttaattagtgtACATCCACTTTcgttaatttaaatctatattgatatatttttaattctaCAAATTCTCATAGAAATTTATTCTCATAATAATTTATGAttatacaaaataattatttttttaaagttaaCCTTATAAATATAGCCTTGCTGGAAAGGAAAAACCATTAACTTTAAATTACTACGAAATATTATAtggtaaaaaattaaatttattttcaaaaaataaatttcggATAAATTAAATTGCATGAGTTAACTCATATATATTATTCTTTTATCATTTAATTTTGAGCAGTATCCatatcataattttattttatttaataattatattaacaaTACATGttaataattagattaattataaCAATTTTTTTAGAAAGATATAATATAATTAgacatataataaattttaatattttataaatagtaaTTTACAAATCTATAAATGTTtttatttagaaaataatttaaattaatataaaattaataatattttataaaattatttaatacacGCAATTATTTTTGTGactaatttaattaaagttacatAATAAAATTAATGCGTATATAACAATAGTGTCATCGTCATCATTTGACTATGGTGGTCATTTAACCATGGTAGGTTTCCCCCATAATAAACCGTTATAGTCAAATATCgatctctttttcttttcaaagAAAAAGAGACTTCGGAtgcgttaaaaaaaaaaaaaaaaaaaaaaagagacttcGGATGGCCCATAATTGGCGTAGGAGGCAAGCAGGGAAAGAAGGGACTTTGGGCTATGGAGGAGAATATAAAAGGCCGAATCAGCGTATTGTCATCTCACATCATGGCTTCAGAGAAAGCGGCGGCTCTTACAGCTGTTCCCTCAGATTCTCCCACCATGTAAGCTGATCTACCGTTTTCCGTACACACTTTTTCTTGTCTATTTTGTTTGTAGCCACTATGGACAATTTTCTCGTAATTGCCTATATTGAATCTGGGAGTGTTTTCTTAACTCTTGGGAATTGAATGGAAGGGTTGTGTACTATTTTATCAATCCTTGTGGTGGTTCAAATGATTTCTGATTCTTTATTACCTTTTAGGGTTAATTATTACCCATTCACTTGTTATATCTGGTAATCAGACCATGCATGTAAACCTTTTGGAATATCTGCATTTAGGGTTTGGAAGCAATCGATATTATAAGCAATTAATACTCTGGATTGTGAACATCACGCTATGACTTGGTGGGGAGAGTATTTGTTTGAGTACCCTCTATGTTACTGTTTTAGTGGCATATCCGCTTGTGGACCAATACGCTGTATGTGCTGGGTGAGTGCAGATAAGaaaaaagtatttttaatcaGAAAGAAATGCAACGTGGGAAAAAGGATTTAAAGAATGGATTGACATCATTCACGAGAGCAGTACAACCATTATAAGAATGTTTGATGTGTGCATTGGAAGAAGATTATAGTTGAGTTTATTCAGCCTTCAGACAACTTATATACAAGCTTTCTGTTGATCTTATAGCCAAGATTTTTTAGCTTTATATATCCCACGAGGCCTATCTAGGATATACTTTTTGGATATATCGGAAAATACTATCTAGGATATTTTAACATTTTGATGTCTGGGTATTTTGTGCTTACGTTGGTGCTTCAAATTAGTCAAAGTAGAGTAAAATTTTCTATTGATTTAGGAGTCCTGTATGCATTTTTGGTCTTTCATTTGGCCCTTTCAGACTGCAATTTATGTTTGAATGGTTTAGTTACTCTTTTCTTTTTTGAACCACAATCAAAATTGCTCTGATGTTGTGTCTGTATTACAAATTTCAATTAGTAAATAGATCCCAGACTTATTATATATTTGTTTGACATGCAGATTTGACAAAATTATCAACAAGGAAATCCCATGTAATGTTGTTTATGAGGATGATAAGGTACTTGGACGCGTTTGCTTTGTTGCTGAAATTTATTCATGAGAAAATTTTTTGATTTGTGGCTAACAAATATTTCATTGACTTGATGAATGGTATATATGAAAACTTTGATAgttgtttgattaaattttttttttttgtctttttatttgattttggcgGATTATTAGTTTTCTTTAGCAAAATGTAGAATAGATTGAAAGAGAGAAAGAATGTAAAAGAGATGAAAGAAGTGTTCAATTGCTTATGTTTGAAATGTTATCTAGTAAACAATGTTTACTAACAAATTGCTATTAACAGTTATTGTAATGTATCTATTTTTTGATCAGCAGCATGTTTCAGCTTTGATAACTTTTCTATGTCTCAACTCCAAACTAATTCTGtgctttccttctttttttttttttttttttttcctccttctTCTAATTGAGATACTTCACTGGTTTTGCTGTTTGGTTTCCATTTTTTATTCGTTTCTTTTGTCAGGTCCTAGCTTTTAAGGACATATCTCCTCAAGCTCCTACACACATCTTAATCATTCCCAAAGTCAAGGATGGCTTGGCTGGACTGTCTAAGGTATGTTCCATAGctgatttaattttcataatcgcTTCTAACATTAACAACTCTAGCTTTTTGGAAATTTTTCTAGAAAATAGTTCCTTAGTTAATCACTATGCTTTTGCTTGCTTTTGAAATTTGAGTGGATTGACCTATACCTATTAAAACAATCCTAATACTGGACAGCAACACATTGTCAGCTATTTGATAACTTTGTCATGAATCCATCAATGCTTTCACCATAGCTAAAGCTTAATTTATTGTCATAAACTCCTTAACTGTCAACTCTGTTAACAGTTAGTATCAGTTCAGTCTATTGGATTCTTAGGTTGCTTTCTCTCATAGCAGTTTTGAGTGCAATCTACATTTTCCCACTTGTATGCTAAAAGACAGCCTCATTGTATCAATTGTTCTGCTCCTTCAAATCACTGAACCCATGCAACCTCAAAAGGGGAAAAAATGCAAACATGCAGCCATGGGACCCAAACACAATCTTTGCCATCAAACTAAATTTGAGCCATGAACACAAAGTGAGAGAGATCGCTAAGGTTCAGATTTGAACTACCAAGAATAAGAACAAAATTAAGTGAAGCTAAGGTTTTGGCTTTAAAGTTTAAAGAATATAAATAGAGAAAAGATAGCTGAATAAGTCACAAATTTGAAGAAGTAAAAGAAAGGATTAAAAACCCCTAATTGGAGCCATTGTGGTGGAGAGCTGTAAATGGAGGAGAGGAGGGAGTAGAAATAAGAGTGTAGATGCCTATTTTTGCACCTTTGTATTCATGCTTGATTGGATTGCGTGGGTGAGCCTAATGATGAAAATCTAAGTTTGGAATGGCATTAGCATTGTTTTAGAATGATTTAGGAACAATTTAAAATGGCTCTATGTTATGGTCCCGGCTAACGGATCTAGTTATGGGTCGATGGGTAGTAGTAGGAGGGGTTGGTGTTTGGGTGTTTGGGTTAGGGTGTTTCCTTGAGCGACCTATGGTGGAAGACAAGAAAAAGTCAGACTCGTTAAAGGGAGCCTGAAACCTCAGTCAAGAAGACTTAAATTGGGTTTTAACAGTCTGTTTTATTCCATTAGATTTGCTGAATATATACAAGTGCAGAAATAACTACTCCCTACATACAAGGAGCACTACTTCTATATGGAGGAATAACCTCCCACTAACAACAAGAAAATAGGAAAATGGAGGAATACCCTCCTATAATGCAGGAATGTTGAAACAGAATCAAAACAGAAAGAGAACAACTACTGCTGACTAATTCAGCCACTCAATTACTGGTAACTTGGATTTAGGACCATGGGTATAACGGGAATATACTTGCAGGGGTTTGGTAACATTACTTCCCGCCCCCAATGGAAGCTTGTCCGCAAGCTTGAAGTCCGAAACTTGTCATTATATCTTTGGACCCTTTCCCACGAAGCATCTGTTGGTGAAGAATGACTCAATGAATTAAAACCTCTGGAATTCCTCCTTTGATACGATGATCCGTAGCGGCTAAAGGATGGACAGGATCCTCCAAAAGAATGGTAGGTGGTAATGTTGGAGTGACAGTGGCCGGCATGATAGGGCTTGAGATAGGAAACATGGAAAGCAGGTGGATCTTGGACTCTGTTGGAAGGTCTAGTTTATAGGCCATGGTGCCAATGCATTCCAGAACCCGAAAGGGTCCGTAAAACTGGCGGATGACTTGTGATTAGTTCTTTTGTAATCGATCGTTGTCTATACGCCTTTAAACGCAGCAGACCATGTCACCAACTTTAAATTCCATGAGCGGTGGGGTGATCATAAGTGGCTTTCATCTTATTTTGGGCTTGTAATGATTTTGGCGAAGTAGGTGCGCATGTCATCCGTTGGCGCGAAAGTATCAACCGCTTCAATTGAAGAAGCGCCATGCAAGTAAGATAATAGTCGAGGAGGTGGTCGACCATAAACAGTCTCAAAAGGTGTGGATTTAAGTGAGGTATGGTAGCTGGTGTTGTAGCAGTATTCAGCCCAAGACAACCAATCAATCCACTTTGATGGCGATGAACTAGTGAAACAACGGAAATACATTTCAACAGTACGGTTCACAACCTCTGTCTGTCCGTCAGATTGTGGATGGTAAGAGGAACTGAAATACAGCTTGGTCCCACATAAACGGAATAGTTCTTTCCAAAAAGAACTTGTGAAAGTCACATCCCTGTCACTGACCATAGTTTCTGGCAACCCATGTAATTTAAAAATGTTGTCAAAGAAGGTGCGAGCGACACTTACAGCGGTGTACGGGTGAGTGAGAGCAAAAAAATGTCCGTACTTTGAGAACCGATCAACGACAACCATTAAAACATTTTTTCCGCGTGAAGTGGGAATGCCTTCTATGAAGTCAATGGAGATATCAGCCCAAATTTGAGTGGGAACGGGCAAAGGTTGAAGGAGTCCTGCCGGTTGTAGTGTGTCAGTTTTATGCCGCTGACATACATCACAAGAACGCACAAAATCCCTTACGAAATTTTTCATCCCCTGCCAATAGAAATCTCTAGTGATTCTGTATAATGTCTTCTGGTAACCTTCATGACTTTGGTTGTGAAGAGCACTAACAACCAGCTGAATTGATGGGGAATTGGGAGGCAGGTAAACTCTGTTATTGTAGAAGAGTAACCCATCCCGAAAAACCCATTTTGAAgcgactgttccattggtaattgcaGATTTGTTCTGAATTCTTTGGTGAATCACTATGTTCCTTTCGAATTTCATCAAACAAACTGAGTTGAGGCATGGAAACAGCCATAAGGATTGAATCATCGGCATTCCGTCGAGAAAGAGCGTCCGCCACCACATTAGATTTGCCAGCCTGTATCAACAGTAAAAGAAAAACCCAGGAGCTTGCTAATCCAATGTTGTTGAGAGATGGCGCTGCTCAAGCAGATATTTCAATGTATAATGATCTGTCCGAACAATAAATTCACGTCCCCACAGATAGGAATGCCAATGCTTTAGTGCCTTCACTAAGCCAATCAATTATCGCTCGTAAGCCGGAAGATTTTGATGACGAGCTGCCAAGGAACGGCTGAAATATGCGACTGGCCGGTTGTGTTGTAACAAGACTGCTCCAATCCCTGTACCAGAAGCGTCACATTCTATAACAAAAGTTAGATCAAAATTCGGTAGAAGCAGGATTGGAGTAGATGTCAAGGCTGCCTTTAACTTCTGGAATGCATCGATAGCGTGATCAGTCCAGTGGAAGTTGTTTTACGCGACATAGCAGTGAGGGGGGCGACAATGATGCCGTAATTCTGCACAAACTTGCGATAATAACCTGTGAGCCCTAGGAATCCACGTAACCCACGAATGGTGTTGGGCTTTGGCCATTCTAATACAAAGACAACTTTGGGTGATCCACCGCACTCCTTGGGAAGAAATAATATGACCCAAATAGGAAATCGAGATTGACCGAAGACACACTTCGACCGCTTGAGGACCAAGCGGTTCTCAGAATGCAATTGGAAAACCAGCCGCAAATGGTGGATGTGTTCTGCCCAGGATTGACTGAAAACCAAAATATCGTCAAAAAAGACGAGTACAAGTTTTCGTAAGTAAAGTTGGAATACCTCGTTCATTAGGGCCTGAAAAGTTGAGGGAGCGTTGGATAATCCAaacggcatcaccaggaattcaaagTGTCCGTGGTGAGTGCGGAAGGCAGTTTTCTCTATATCAGCAGGATGCATCCCCACCTGAAAGTAACCCGAAAGCAGATCTAACTTTGAGAAGAACTTAGCTCCACCCAATtcctccaataattcatcaataaCCGGAATAGGGAATTTGTCTTTGATggttttggcttttaattctctgTAATCAACACAAAGGCGCCAGGAACTATCAGCTTTGGGAACCAGAATCACCGGCGACGAGAATGGGGAACGGCTGGGACGGATTATACCCTGCTGTAAAATTGCAGCACATTGCTTTTCAATTTCGTCCTTCTGACCATGAGGGTAACAGTATGGTCGAACTACCACAGGACCAGCTCCGGGGATTAGGGGAATACGATGATCACAAGATCTGCTAGGGGGCAGCCCAGTAGGAGCATTGAATAAAGAAGCAAATTCCGCCAATAATTTCTGGAGTTGGATGTCTGGGTCAGATGAAATCTGCATGTTGTTCAGATCTGAACCGTGGGAAGAGCTTGAAGAAGTAATACCCTGCAATGTCACTAAGTGGCCCTGTTGATAAAAACTCATGCTCATAACGGTGAAATCCCACAGAATGGGTCCCAAGGTTCGAAGCCAATTAACCCCCAAAACCATATCGAAATTGGTTAAGGGTAAAACAAACAAATCAACCATGAAAGAATTAGACTTCAGAAGGACCGGAATTCCTTTACAAATACCTGGGCTAGTAAGTTGCTCGCCATTGGCAACGTGTACCTTTAAACCATTCTGTTTGTTTACCACAGCATTCAGTTCCTCAACTTTTGCGGCAGAAACAAAACTGTGAGTGCTGCCGGAGTCAATGAGGATCAAGACTTGCCCAAGCATCCAACTGCCTATCAACCTCATGGACTGGGGATTTCGAATCCCAGTAATGGCATTCAAAGAAATTTCTGGATCAGCTGTGAAATCCTCTACATCTTCCGTCTCTTCCAAATCAATCCAAAACAATTTCTTACATTGATGGCCTCGAACAAACTGCTCATCACAATTAAAACAGAGTCCTTTCTTCCGCCTCTCCTCCATTTCATCAGGGGACAGCCGCCTCACTATCCGATTGGCGCGGTTGTCGTGGAATTGCGGCACGACGAGTATCCTCGCGGTGAAGAACGTGGAAAGCTTGATTTGCGTTCATACTGATCGAAATGCTCATAGCATTAACCAAGTCGGTGGGATGGTGAAGCTCCACTTCAACCGCAATGGAGTCTTGTAAACCACCGAGGTATAATTGGACCTTACGGTGTTGAGTGAGAGTTCGGCCCGAGACACAAGAGCCTCA comes from the Hevea brasiliensis isolate MT/VB/25A 57/8 chromosome 5, ASM3005281v1, whole genome shotgun sequence genome and includes:
- the LOC110635045 gene encoding 14 kDa zinc-binding protein — translated: MEENIKGRISVLSSHIMASEKAAALTAVPSDSPTIFDKIINKEIPCNVVYEDDKVLAFKDISPQAPTHILIIPKVKDGLAGLSKAEERHCDILGRLLYTAKLIAKQEGLEDGFRIVINDGPNGCQSVYHLHIHLLGGRQMNWPPG